A genomic segment from Holophagales bacterium encodes:
- the carA gene encoding glutamine-hydrolyzing carbamoyl-phosphate synthase small subunit, translating to MTDVPAVLVLEDGRTFEGEAFGAPGTAFGEVVFNTAMSGYEETLTDPSYRGQIVVMTGSHIGNTGMNGEDAESDRIQVAGFAARHFPERFSNQRGKQSLGEALREAGTVSIQGLDTRALVRHLRSLGAMRGGVSTEHLDAAGRARLLARVLEQPPMTGAALALEVGTRAPYAWAAHASGRPRVAALDYGIKRNILRNLARRGLDVTVFPATTPAAELTGFDGYFLSNGPGDPAALPACVSTIRTLVETGKPLFGICLGHQLLGLALGARTFKLKFGHRGVNHPVKDVATGAVSITSQNHGFAVDPLSLPAGLQLTHVNLNDGTCEGFRLEGRPVFAVQYHPESAPGPHDSDPLFDEFARALGAARAA from the coding sequence GTGACGGACGTTCCCGCGGTCCTCGTCCTGGAGGACGGCCGCACCTTCGAGGGCGAAGCGTTCGGCGCCCCGGGGACGGCGTTCGGGGAGGTCGTCTTCAACACGGCGATGTCCGGGTACGAGGAGACGCTGACGGACCCCTCTTACCGGGGCCAGATCGTCGTCATGACGGGTTCTCACATCGGGAACACCGGCATGAACGGCGAAGACGCCGAGTCGGACCGGATCCAGGTCGCGGGGTTCGCGGCCCGCCACTTCCCGGAGCGTTTCTCGAACCAGCGCGGGAAGCAGTCGCTCGGCGAGGCGCTTCGCGAGGCGGGGACGGTCTCCATCCAGGGTCTCGACACGCGGGCCCTCGTGAGGCACCTGCGTTCGCTCGGGGCGATGCGCGGAGGCGTCTCGACGGAGCACCTCGACGCGGCAGGCCGGGCGCGGCTTCTCGCCAGGGTCCTCGAGCAGCCCCCGATGACCGGGGCGGCCCTCGCGCTCGAGGTCGGGACGCGGGCGCCGTACGCCTGGGCCGCTCACGCATCGGGCCGGCCGCGCGTCGCGGCCCTCGACTACGGCATCAAGCGGAACATCCTCAGGAACCTCGCACGCCGCGGCCTCGACGTCACCGTCTTCCCGGCGACGACGCCCGCCGCGGAGCTCACCGGCTTCGACGGTTACTTCCTCTCCAACGGCCCGGGCGACCCGGCGGCGCTCCCCGCGTGCGTCTCGACGATCCGGACGCTCGTCGAGACGGGGAAGCCGCTCTTCGGCATTTGCCTCGGGCACCAGCTCCTCGGCCTCGCCCTCGGGGCGCGGACGTTCAAGCTGAAGTTCGGCCACCGGGGCGTGAACCACCCGGTGAAGGACGTCGCGACCGGGGCGGTCTCCATCACGTCGCAGAACCACGGCTTCGCGGTCGACCCCCTCTCGCTCCCGGCCGGCCTCCAGCTGACCCACGTCAACCTCAACGACGGGACGTGCGAGGGCTTCCGGCTCGAGGGGCGCCCGGTCTTCGCGGTGCAGTACCACCCGGAGTCGGCCCCCGGCCCGCACGACTCCGACCCTCTGTTCGACGAATTCGCGCGCGCTCTCGGAGCCGCCCGGGCGGCGTGA
- a CDS encoding ABC transporter permease has translation MNVPLFLARRFLSGRRGGLLGTVSSLALAGVALGTAALVVAMGLMSGYRGELIEKLAGTNAEVLVLPGADAEDAATRAALEKVPGVTSVARTAFAPGLLLGAKVPGGVDAVVKGLDVPAGLATTRLLGRDPSLATKMAPPAAGQPVPVLLGSGLAARLGALEGERIVLETASLSLARGLAPPRRTPLVVAGIVTTGFSEVDEGWAVVPIAAFDRFAPPDARNGVWELKLTDPGRPDAAVAAAREAMGAGATVLDWKTLNGDLFRALLVQQTLLFVVLALIVAVAAGTVVSSVVVLVAQKTREIGVLAAIGAGPRTVSRTFRLAGLAVGGAGVLLGTLTGVAACALLTATKAVRFPAEIARVYYISWMPFRPEPRDVLAIAVTGLLLVLAAAAFPARRASRLAPADALRYE, from the coding sequence GTGAACGTTCCCCTCTTCCTCGCCCGCAGGTTCCTCTCGGGGCGGCGGGGCGGCCTCCTCGGAACGGTGTCCTCCCTGGCGCTGGCCGGCGTCGCGCTCGGCACGGCCGCCCTCGTCGTCGCGATGGGGCTGATGTCGGGCTACCGGGGCGAGCTGATCGAGAAGCTCGCCGGGACGAACGCCGAGGTCCTCGTCCTGCCGGGAGCCGACGCCGAGGACGCGGCCACGCGCGCGGCGCTGGAGAAGGTCCCCGGAGTCACTTCGGTCGCCCGGACGGCCTTCGCTCCGGGACTCCTCCTGGGCGCGAAAGTGCCCGGGGGCGTCGATGCCGTCGTGAAGGGACTCGACGTCCCGGCGGGACTCGCCACCACGCGCCTCCTCGGGAGGGATCCCTCGCTCGCCACGAAGATGGCCCCTCCCGCCGCCGGGCAGCCGGTGCCCGTCCTTCTCGGCTCCGGGCTCGCCGCGCGGCTCGGGGCGCTGGAAGGGGAGAGAATCGTCCTGGAGACGGCCTCGCTCTCGCTGGCCCGCGGCCTCGCGCCTCCCCGACGGACGCCGCTCGTCGTGGCGGGGATCGTGACGACGGGATTCTCGGAAGTGGACGAAGGGTGGGCGGTCGTCCCGATCGCCGCCTTCGACCGGTTCGCGCCGCCCGACGCGCGCAACGGCGTCTGGGAGCTGAAGCTCACCGACCCGGGCCGGCCCGACGCGGCCGTCGCGGCGGCACGCGAGGCGATGGGCGCCGGGGCCACCGTCCTCGACTGGAAAACGCTCAACGGCGACCTCTTCCGCGCGCTCCTCGTCCAGCAGACGCTGCTCTTCGTCGTCCTCGCCCTCATCGTCGCTGTGGCGGCGGGAACGGTCGTTTCCTCGGTCGTCGTCCTCGTCGCGCAGAAGACGCGCGAGATCGGGGTCCTCGCGGCCATCGGAGCCGGCCCGCGGACGGTGTCGCGGACGTTCCGCCTCGCGGGGCTCGCCGTCGGGGGCGCAGGGGTCCTCCTCGGGACCCTCACGGGGGTCGCGGCCTGCGCACTCCTGACGGCGACGAAGGCCGTCCGTTTCCCGGCCGAGATCGCCCGCGTCTACTACATCTCCTGGATGCCGTTCCGGCCCGAGCCGCGCGACGTCCTCGCCATCGCCGTCACCGGCCTCCTCCTCGTCCTGGCCGCCGCGGCCTTCCCGGCCCGCCGCGCCTCCCGCCTCGCCCCTGCCGACGCCCTCCGCTACGAGTAG
- the deoC gene encoding deoxyribose-phosphate aldolase: MPPLRIALAADHGGFDLKERLKEHLRSQGHDVADLGTTGKDPVDYPVFARAAALRVAQGEADFGIVVDGAGIGSAMAANKVPGILAATCNTETLARNAREHNDASLLALGAGQVDAETAQRIVDVFLTTACTAERHLKRVAMIREMEKEKGMTDLSAEDIERIAAKVKEMLGKGGPASPAAAAPLTPEQVAQLIDHTLLKPDAMATDVEKLCAEARQHGFFSVCVNPVFVPQVKRLLQGCAVKVCCVVGFPLGAQDSQIKLLEARKAIREGAQEVDMVINVGALKGRNDALVLKDIRGVVEACKDGRALSKVILETSLLTDEEKVRACELSMKAGADYVKTSTGFSSGGATAEDVALMARTVAPKRLGVKASGGVRTLADLLKMVKAGATRVGASASVKILEEARAAAGK; this comes from the coding sequence ATGCCTCCGCTTCGGATCGCCCTCGCCGCAGACCACGGCGGCTTCGACCTCAAGGAGCGGCTGAAGGAGCACCTGCGATCGCAGGGGCACGACGTCGCCGATCTCGGGACGACCGGGAAGGACCCGGTCGACTACCCCGTCTTCGCGCGGGCGGCCGCGCTCCGCGTGGCGCAGGGAGAGGCCGACTTCGGAATCGTCGTCGACGGGGCCGGGATCGGCTCCGCGATGGCGGCGAACAAGGTGCCCGGCATCCTGGCCGCGACGTGCAACACCGAGACGCTCGCCAGGAACGCCCGCGAGCACAATGACGCGAGCCTCCTCGCCCTCGGGGCGGGACAGGTCGACGCGGAGACGGCGCAGCGGATCGTCGACGTCTTCCTGACGACGGCGTGCACGGCCGAGCGGCACCTGAAGAGGGTCGCGATGATCCGCGAGATGGAGAAGGAGAAGGGAATGACGGACCTGTCCGCGGAGGACATCGAGCGGATCGCCGCGAAGGTGAAGGAGATGCTCGGCAAGGGCGGCCCGGCGTCGCCCGCCGCGGCGGCGCCCCTGACGCCGGAGCAGGTGGCGCAGCTGATCGACCACACGCTCCTGAAGCCCGACGCCATGGCCACCGACGTCGAGAAGCTCTGCGCCGAGGCGCGGCAGCACGGCTTCTTCTCGGTCTGCGTGAACCCGGTTTTCGTTCCGCAGGTGAAGCGGCTCCTGCAGGGCTGCGCCGTGAAGGTCTGCTGCGTCGTCGGATTCCCCCTGGGGGCGCAGGACTCGCAGATCAAGCTCCTCGAGGCCCGCAAGGCGATCCGCGAAGGGGCCCAGGAAGTCGACATGGTCATCAACGTCGGCGCCCTCAAGGGGCGTAACGACGCGCTCGTCCTGAAGGACATCCGGGGCGTCGTCGAGGCGTGCAAGGACGGCCGGGCCCTCTCGAAGGTCATCCTCGAGACCTCCCTCCTGACGGACGAGGAGAAGGTGAGGGCCTGCGAGCTCTCGATGAAGGCGGGAGCCGACTACGTGAAGACGTCGACCGGCTTCTCGTCGGGCGGAGCGACCGCCGAGGACGTCGCGCTCATGGCCCGGACCGTCGCGCCGAAGAGGCTCGGCGTGAAGGCCTCCGGCGGCGTCCGGACGCTGGCCGACCTCCTGAAGATGGTGAAAGCCGGGGCGACGCGCGTCGGCGCCTCCGCCAGCGTGAAGATCCTGGAAGAGGCCCGCGCGGCCGCGGGGAAGTGA
- a CDS encoding BMC domain-containing protein encodes MTEALGMIETRSFPAVVEAADAAVKAAKVELVAYEKTGGGYVTVVVRGDVAAVKAACDAAQLAGGRVGEMVAVHVIARPHANVDAVLPLGRKPAADAK; translated from the coding sequence ATGACCGAAGCCCTCGGGATGATCGAGACGAGGTCCTTCCCCGCGGTCGTCGAGGCCGCCGATGCCGCCGTCAAGGCCGCCAAGGTGGAGCTGGTGGCGTACGAGAAGACGGGCGGCGGCTACGTGACCGTCGTCGTCCGCGGCGACGTCGCGGCCGTGAAGGCCGCCTGCGACGCGGCGCAGCTGGCCGGCGGCCGGGTCGGCGAGATGGTCGCCGTCCACGTCATCGCCCGCCCGCATGCGAACGTCGACGCCGTCCTGCCGCTGGGCCGCAAGCCCGCCGCAGACGCGAAGTAG
- a CDS encoding DUF2279 domain-containing protein, with amino-acid sequence MTPLLGYFAWWRDEPSSRFVFTRERWFGPTTYAGGADKASHIFGGWASQHLLESAYRGVGRTGSEARLLSVSVASLAGALVEAGDGFSQYGASWEDAAMNVVGAVASSQVSRLGLRDTVGMRIGFVPSTIPPPCCRYGGYGTDYAREIYTLDLKLAGLLPRVQAKPGPARFLLVSLAYGARGYRYSPEWARERNIGLEVGLDLAEILRAAGVPDDRWWGSALLGVLSYVRLPYTSLGVYYEMNQSRWWAGVYGPGWDPGFIIYD; translated from the coding sequence GTGACGCCTCTCCTCGGCTACTTCGCCTGGTGGCGCGACGAGCCTTCGAGCCGCTTCGTCTTCACCCGCGAGCGCTGGTTCGGGCCGACGACGTACGCGGGCGGGGCGGACAAGGCCTCGCACATCTTCGGCGGCTGGGCGTCGCAGCACCTGCTCGAGAGCGCCTACCGCGGGGTCGGACGGACCGGCTCCGAGGCCCGCCTGCTGTCCGTCTCCGTCGCATCGCTGGCGGGCGCCCTCGTCGAGGCCGGCGACGGCTTCTCGCAGTACGGCGCATCCTGGGAGGACGCCGCGATGAACGTCGTCGGCGCCGTGGCGAGCAGCCAGGTGAGCCGCCTCGGGTTGCGCGACACGGTCGGGATGAGGATCGGTTTCGTGCCTTCGACGATTCCGCCCCCCTGCTGCCGCTACGGGGGATACGGGACCGACTACGCCAGGGAGATCTACACGCTCGACCTGAAGCTGGCTGGCCTCCTGCCCCGCGTCCAGGCGAAGCCGGGCCCCGCCCGCTTCCTTCTCGTATCGCTCGCTTACGGCGCGCGCGGCTATCGCTACTCCCCCGAATGGGCCCGGGAACGGAACATCGGACTCGAGGTCGGCCTCGACCTCGCCGAGATCCTGCGGGCCGCCGGCGTGCCCGACGACCGCTGGTGGGGCTCCGCCCTGCTCGGCGTCCTCTCCTACGTCCGCCTCCCCTACACCTCGCTCGGGGTCTACTACGAGATGAACCAGTCGCGCTGGTGGGCCGGCGTCTACGGGCCAGGCTGGGACCCGGGTTTCATCATCTACGACTGA